GGCCTCACGAACCTGAGGAAGAATATTTAGTTATCAGAACCCCGCATCCTGAGCCTGCAATGACTGGAAGAGAACAGAGAATAACTACTGGGAGAGGTCTGGAGGGGAACCCAGCGAGATATTACATGCATGGAACCTAATGATATCAGGGGCTACTTGAGTGTTCTagaaactgaaggaagaaaagttaaaacccataaaggactttaaaactgTCAATAAGGAAACACAGGAATATAATGAGgaaaacatttcttttccttcacaaAGAAAACACTTTACACTAAATATGGGGCTAAACTACTTCATAAAAGGAATACAGACAAAAATACCACTTAAACTTTCAATCTCACATTGTTTGTCCCTCATTCCCGAAGatgatcatgacatcagggaggtgacgcCATGATAttcaagtgaactggatttaagtgagagagggctgtgcaaagtcaccagcctcactttctcctctggagtcatctggatccagtggccagacagAGGTCAGGAAAattggagatggcctaggatgcagttcTCAGGAGTTTAATTTTAATAATCTAACCTTGAGGTATTACAGGGTAAAACCAATGGCCTGGGAATTTGAAATCAAGCTTCCCACTCCTGAATCTACCATGAACACCACTATAGATATGCCTATAGTCTTAAGGGGGCATGTCATAATTCCATTAGActgcaagttccttgaaggcagggaccttcTTCTAGCTCTCTCCTTATTATCTAGACTCAGGACTTTGCACACAAGGAAGAAGTGGCATTGACTGGTTGACAGAAAAGTTGGCCTTTGCTCACTCTGGTCAGATAGGCCTGGGCAAATGCCAGGTCCTTTTGCTCCCTCAGGGGATCTCGTTCCAGGATGTCTTCATCATAGAGCAAGAGCAGCTTGGAGGTGTCTTTGCTGGCTCGGGTTCGGCCCCTCTTGCTCCGAGTACGATGACTACTCCGGGCTTTTCCAACAGCTTTGATGCTTTCTCCTAAAATAATGgataaaaagttttttcttctggTAATCCACACAATCCCAATTACCATTCCAAAATTGGATTAATCCATAACAGATgacaatgttgttgttcagttgtgtctgactctttgttgaccccatttaaggttttcttggtaaagatactaaagtagtttgccatttccttcttcagctcattttacagataaggaaatttgagGTAAATAATactaaatgagttgcccagggtcgcacaactagtaagtgtctgaagtcatatttgaattcaggaagatgagtcttcctcaatCCAGGCCCAGGGCTCAATCCACTGTCCCATCTAACACTTAGGAGAGATATAAAACAGATGACAAAGGTGACCAGTTAAATAAAGGTTATGAGGAAAAGTGATAAATCTTAAAACCTCCTTTGTCTAGTCAAACCAACTGTGACAGGAAGGGAAAGTAAAATATCTCCATCTCTATCTATGTAGATACCAACCAGCAAGGGCCTATTGCCTaaaggatttcagagaaacaGAATAAGGTTCAATCTCTCCTTTGCTGTGGGACCTCTGGTGCCTCTCTTTGTTTTCCAAcagtcaaatcagtcaataaacattgattaagtatgTATTTAagcaggcattatgctaaattcAAGGactataaagaaaggcaaaaaacactcCCTATTCTCAAGAAATTCAGttgatggggggagggaaatatGCAaagaattatgtacaaacaagctacatacagtcATCCCTTCCACATTATGACTTTCACTTTCAGTTTCAATATATGTGGGTCAGTAGAAGAAtttaaatgggaatatttagggagttttgtggaagccaaagacaacatgtgaaggccagcagaagacacagaaaaagcttaGAAAGTCATAAATGCTTGAAATATATGTGTAGcgttgtataatatcaacatgttttatcttttaataccataaatatacacaatttcttcttctctggtacaaggggagggtcaaaaaattttacacaagGTCACTGCATCCCTAATCCTTgagatgtagaagggataactgtacaagTTAAggtggaaataatcaacagaaggaaggcactaacattaagggagattgggaaaggcttcctgtagactAAGGTAGGGTTTAGCTGGTACTTGAATGAAAGTAAAGATAAGAAGATACAGATTTCCAATATTggaggatagccagtgaaaatgtcttaggtttagagatgaagaagtatcttgtttgaggaacaatgAGAcctgtgtcactggatcagagtacTGGAgtggtataaaaagactggataAGTAGGGgagggcaggttatgaagggctttaaataccaaaggattttaaatttgatcctagaggtgaaagggaatcaATGGTGTTTACTATGCAGGGGGAGTCACATGGTGAGACCTACACTTGAGGAAGACCATTTCTATAGCAGGTATACATATCTCAGCCTTAGATCTAAAAAAAATGGGGAGGAActggtattttaaaaaacaaaaaaaatgcttgGCAAAGCCTAAGTAAATATAATTGATGAGATGATGAACCAACAAGTATATGCTGAATACATACTATGTACTAAATTCTAAGTCAAGTACTCTGAGGAACATaaaagagaactaaaaaaatgtaaatattagTAGTATTTTTCTGGAAATCCTTGGAGCCCATTTGAAACTTAACCCTGACCCAGCTCTCTCTATTTTTTGTCCTATCATTGTCAAAGAACAGCAAACAGTCCGAAAACCTCACCTGAGGAAATCCTGCTGGTCTCCACTTCTGGGGTAACTTTAGGTGAAGTGAATGTGGAAGGCGGCTTTTCAACAGGATCTTCAGTTGTTTCATCCatcatttcatcttccttctgtAGGTTTTCCATTCCCTCTGAaacctcctcttcttcttcttcttcaggcTCTGAGTTCTCTTCCTGGGAGTTCTCTTCCTCAGAATCCCCCTCCTGGCTCATGCGCCTCTCTGAAGCCAGCCAAGTTAACTTCTCCATGGTCTCCTACAAAACCATCCAGATAAATGAGGATACTTGGGAGTCAATTACACCAACTTTGCCAGTTTGCATTAAGAAGGGATGAAGTCATTCTCCGTACAATTGGATAAATATTTAAAGTAAAACCTAGTagtagcaaaatattggaaacaaaCTGTGCCCAAGTGGATGAATTCTAGTATATGGATACGATGAACAGTCACTGAATGATGAGgaataatgaaaaaggaaaatgcatAGAAACCCGGAAAGAACTGTGTGAAATGATACAGTGAACAAagcacaacaaaaaaaataataaaatttgcaACCAGGtacatgaaaacaattctgaacaAATAAAAACAGTAACTTACAAAGCATgtactttttttcaaaaaaaattaaacactaCTGAAGAATGATAGTATTATTGCCTGTGAGGCACAATTACTCTTTTATGTTCTTCTACTAATCTCTTTTAAGGAACTGTATATTGTGGAAGTTTCAACTATGCATATGCCAGCTTATATGACATGATGAAACAAGataatcaaaaaaaattttcttaaaggAATGACAGTACGGAAAAAAAGCTTAAATATCAGGAAATGATTCCCTATCTGagttaagaaatgaagaataaaagatgGGTAAGGTTACGGCCAACTTTCCTGAATGGCAGAGAAGAGGGAAGCTAACATCGGAAAGATGCCTCTATGCTGATATGTTTAATACTTAGAACATCATCTCCTTCAGGGAGCTTTGTGGGTTGATCCATAACTGTCCCTCCTTTTTCCATCACTAACTTCCAACTAACTCCATTCATTCACACTCCTTCATAAAACTGTACATATAATTAATACTCAATTTTCTGGATGTGGATCATCCACAGAAAATGTACAATCCTTCTGCCCGTTTCTCTAGGAATCATTCAGTATGTTCACAGGGCAAGTCTAGTCACTTTAATACTATTCTAAGTGAAACATAGGTAGAAAGGTAAATTTGCTAAAAATATACACACTACATTCCAAAGACCAatataaatgatttattttaaggTTATCTGTACTATTGCCTCCTCATAGATGCCCTCTTTTCCTTGAAGATACACTGCAGACACCATCTTCTGGGTGTAGCTTTTCTGAATCTTTCCAATTGCTAGTGCCTTACCTCCCAAACTACTCAATCCTACCACTTCCCATACACCATAGCATAGAGTAACTGAAATGTGATTACCTATTAAATATATCTGAGTCTTCAACTACTCCAGAGTGGGTATCCTAAATACTTACCTGAAGCTCAGGAACTGAGAGCACAGATTCTTCAGAAGCTGATGACatctcctcatcttcctcatcttgtGTGAAATCATCaaaatcttcttcctcttcttcttccggCCCATCCTTCTCACCCCCTGTTTCTGGGCCAGCAGGGGTCCCCACTGACTGGCCATCAATACTGGATGAATCTTCGGGCTTCCCTAGGGGACTACTAAGGGCAGCAGGGTTAGTAGGAGAGGAAATATTCTTGGGAGACCCTTTGCTCACCTCTCCTCTCGTGCTCCCTTCCCCCTGAGTCTCATGGGGAACTGAAGATATCTCTGCCGTCtcacctctctcctcctcctgtaAAACAGCCTCTTTCTTTACCTCTTGGGTACTATTTGCCCCCTCACCTGCAGGACCTGTATCCAGCTCCACAGAGACCTCTTCTTTGATTTCACCACAGACATTCTGCTCAGGGGACTTGTTCCAGGGCAGTTTGACTTCTTCCCCAGGGTCTTCTGGCTCTACTTTAACAATTTCCACCAAATCCCCTGGGAGAAAAGTTATAGTTTCCCAGGAGGTCTGAGGCAGTGGTTCTAggacttccctcccttccattgtctTTACAACAGTCCAGCTATGGGCATTACCCTCAATTGGATCTTCCGGGCTGGTGGTCTTGCCTGGTGTGGGAGGCACAGGACTGTGTTCCTCTTTGGGTGAGAGAGCTGAGCAGAGAGCAGATAATTCTTGTGGTTCCAATTTGGGCTCCATTGCTGCAAAGGTACTTTTTCCTTCAGCCGGAGGACAAGGAATGTCTGATTTCACCTGTGTATTATCCTCCGAGGTGGGTGGCACAGGGAGACTCACAGGGTTACCAGAGACGATTAAGGGTGGTATAGAAGAAGCTACAAGAGGCTGGTTCAGTGGGCAGGGAAAGGAGGTGGGGCTAACTAAGAGAGTTGTTATGGGGATAGTCTGAGGGTTCTGAGCTACAGCTGCACCAAGAGGCTGGATCATATTACAGCCATTGCTAAGGCTCACAACCTTTACAGTGGTAGCAGGGACAGTGAGGATGACTGGTGCAGGGCGAAGGATGGGAGCAGCTTTTAACAGTGGGGAGGCCTTGGTCCGCTCTCTCTTTCGGGCTCCACGCTTTGTTCCTGTCTTACGTGGCTTAGAGGTGACAAGTGCTGGCAGCATGACCTTAGGTTGGAAAGCTGCTGGGGCAGGAGAGAGCAAGGTTTGGGACATAGTTTGGGGAAGGCAAGTTCCATTCTCAGGAGTGACAGATGGCAAAGCCATGGGAAGTTCAAATCCATCACCCCCAGTGACACCTAGAGGAGGAGGTCCAGGCACTGACTGTAAGACAGTGGCTGGTTGGATCAGTCGGGGGATCCGGACCACCACTTTGCTTGGAGGAGCTTCGGACTGGGTTAATCTAGTTGGAGTTCTCCCAGTACTGGAGCCAGGCTGGAGAGAAGGGCTGGGACAGATAAGGAGGGGATTCAGGACTGATGACCTCCTCTGGCGCCAAGCCCTCCTACAAAACCGTTTAGCAAGTGGTTTTAGTGTTAATACTACACCCTTGGGCAGCAGGAGGGGATATCGATTCTCATTCCTTAACTCCAAGCTGCCTTTGTCAAGTCCTGTTTCAGAGCCGGGCTCTGCTGTTTCAGATACATTTCCTGACTCCCCAGCATCATTAGCTAAGTGCTGCAGCTCCTCCTGGATGGATGGTAAACTGGCCTACAAGGAAGATAAGCACTGTGGTTATTTTTTTACCTGggtcaaagagaaagaagaatgtcATTTGATAGCTATTTCTATGGGACTTCTAAGCCTCTATCTTTTGATTTTACATCATCTAGATTTTCTCTTGTGTCTCTTCCCCTCATCACTTGTAGAAAATATTCTCTGATAGCAAAGAATTTTtgtaaaaaaagaggaagagaaaaaaaattcaacgaAACAAATtaatacactgaaaaaaatttcatgttACATGTAATACTTCCTATCTTTGGACCTGACCTTTTCCAACACAAGAGATTCTCACCTAATTAAGAAATTCAAGGTGGATGAGAATATTTCTTAAGCTTTCTTAATAGTCCAATTTTATAACTGCTGTCTTGCAGGGTTgaactagaccaggggtggggaacctgtggctttctaggtccatGGAtgcagccttctgactgagtccaagttttatagaacaaatccttttattcattATTAAGTCTCTTGCAGCGAGTATTCCATATCTCTGGTTCTCTGTAGGTATTTCTAGAAGGAACAATAAGGACTGTACCTTTAACCAGAATGGGAGATGGCGTTCCTCCCTCTCCACAGGCGGCTTCCACTGATCAGGTGGAAGCTCCTCACAGCACTTAAACAATATGGGCAACCGCTTTGTCTTCTTATAATACTGAGAACAAAGAATAAACACCAGGGATAATTCTCTTGTTATAAGTCCAGgttgggaggggagaagagggaagagagaaatacATGGGAAATCaaggttattttcttttcctgtggaTGTAAGTAGACAGAGGATTCACACACATGTCAAGTTGGGTATTTCTGCACTTCAGGCTGAATTAATGCTTCAGTTAGCATGATCCCCCCCTTGTTCCAATGTCctgtttctttctcctctacacagctggggagaggggagggaaggggaagtaaTAGAGGAAATGAAGATGAAGCTTAAGTCCTGCTCAACTCTCCAAGGGGAAGTGCAATAACAAGGTAAAGAGTCACTGCCCCTCACCCTGAACACTCCCTGTACACGTGTGTACctacaaagggagagagaggggtcCATGATGGCAAAGGTTAATACAATGCTTCAAAACAAGAGAGTTTGAATTAGAAGGGGCAGCTCACTTTGATGATATTGTCAGGAGCCCTGTTGATGTTGAGGTTCTTGATTCTCACTGTCAGCTGGTGAGCAGATTTGGCAGTCAGGAGATATTCACTGATTAGAGGCTTTGGAAGCTCGGTCCCTTCAAAATGTTTCAGCCCCAGAGCTAATAAACTGAAAAAGATGCACAGACTCAAAAACAGGTTTTGCCCCTTctccttttaaataattttccaaattcCCCAAACTCATTTCCTGCCCCACTCCAGTTCTAtgatctcctttctctctgtccccaGCCATTAATGGTTGATGATGACAGCTCTGTCCAGCCAGGTCTTCTGtactcatttctctttttgatGTCTGccttaattgtttcttttctatCTGCTTCATTAAATTGGCAGCCCCTAAAGAATTGGGAATATGACTCTTCCTCAttgtgctttttatttttcttctttcctgataTTGAATACATACTTATCCTCTGCTTTGGTGAAGAATATCTTGTCCCTGGgattctttgccttcaaggaacataTTGGTAGCAGCTCTGGATACATGAAGACCTTGCTAGTAGCCAGAATCCAGGCCACTTGCTTTGGCAGACAAGGAAATTCACTGGCTGTAAGAAAAATCTATGGTTCAGAGTAATCTGGAACTACATGGCATAGATCGTTAGTACATTCTCTGTGCATTTAGATAAAGCTGCCAATAAATcttatttaaaacattctttgaGATTTTCTATTGCTTTCACTGTCAACTCAAGTCCCATAACCCtacagcatatttttttcacacatctacttgaatcaaatcagatctAAATTTTTTTGTGAACAGCAAAGCAAATCAAGTTCCCCACTTCGCAAAATAAAATCTACTGAATCCATGTGAACTGGAAGCAAAATTGTATTTCTACTTTCCAGAACTACTGAATCAAAACAAAATTACCAAGTCCTAGAGTTGAACTTGCCCTCAAATGGAATTCACTTGATTTAAATCCCTCAAAAGAGTCAGTACCAGGAATGAAGAGCTCTGGGCTCTAGCCCTGGTTGCACCACTACTAGAGTTCTGTGAACCAAAGGCAGTTACTGTCACCAGTTtatcatatgcaaaatgaaaattccatatACCTTACTTACCCCACAGGAATTTTGTGAGAATTGGCTGCTTTGACAATTTAAATACtataaaattctataaaaattCAAGGGGTCCTTAtcaaatatgagttcaaataaaCTGAATGGATTATAGAAAatatgacaatttttaaaaatttccataaATCTACACACTACCTATCTACCACAGCTACATTTTTCTCTGAGTTAGTTCTCTTGTTTCATCTCACTTTTGTTCATACATAGTTCTACTCCTGACACTGACATTTCTCCCTATATAATATCTACCATCCACTTTCCTCCTGGACTAAAACATTGTGTATAGtcctagagaaaggaaaaggagaaggagggaatagTCAAAAGCTTATCCTGTTTTCTTCCCCACTCTAGTCACAGGTGTTAACTCTCCTTAGAGGACCAAGACCATCATGCATCTATTGGACATTAATGTGAGCACTCTATCCCTTACCACTCTTCTTGACATTTTTTCGAGGGCTCCAGTCAATGTGGATGTGTGAGTGAAAGTCTTCAATGAGCTGCATCGCACCCTTCAGGTTACACGGCTGGAACATGGTCTGAAACTTGGGGTTGAACTGATGGTGAAGGACGACGGAACTTTGAGCAAAAGTCCCCAGCTCCCtctgggaaaaaatggacatgaaAATGATCTGTGTTCCAAACATACAGATTAGAccctggtgaattctttcaacaaGGAAAGGCTACAAGGTGGAGACAGATACACATCTCACTGATGTTTACAAAATAAAGTCTGTATATAGTCTCTTTCAGAAAGACTTCCTTAATTAACCTCACCtcattcttttttcacttttaatgAGAGGACTAAAAATATATGTACGGTTTGTACTAtacttattttcatttacatgttCCATAAAAATGTTCATCTTCAAAACTATCCCCTTTGCTTCTTTGCACAGTGAGGAACTATGGATGTTGAACACTGAATATAACGTAAGATGCAGTTGATGTGTTTGTTATTTTTGCTTAACTTTACTTTTTCTCCCCCTGTTTTATAAATTCTTGGTTATAAGGAACATCTCcctaggggagggggaagaaagaggtatatatttggaaataaagatataaaaacaaaaacaacataacattttttagaaaaatgttttcttcctgaGTGTGTTCTTTCTTCCTAAACAGACCATAGGATGTTTCCTAGCAGAGATTGTGTTTTCTATTACATGGGTCCTCAATAAATATTAACCAAAAAGGAAGAGACAAGGCTAGCCAATTCTATTACACAAGATGCCTACATCCCAAAATATAGCACACATCATCAAGGCCCTGCCACTAACCTCAGGAACATTTTTCCTAGTGACAAATTATAGGATTTGATGCTCTGCTCCTTTCTCCAACTTAACTATTCACATCATATCATTTTTTACTTTGTACAAAATAAAGATAGTACACTATATAAATCACTGCTGACATGCTTGGCAAATGACCAATTAGCTCTTATAACTAAGAAAATATGGCATatagtaaaaacagaaaaaaaattagagtagACCTACATGCAACAGAGGAACAAATGAATATGAGGTGGTAGGCCTAAAGGAAACAGGCTACATATATTATCTATACTTTCATAAGGAAAACAGTGAAGATAAAAATCGAGAAGGATTGGTCAATACATGTGAAAGAATCAATATAAATTATGAGggatgaataattttgaaaatcctATTTGCCAAGATGATTTCACACTCTAGCTTTCAGACTCTAGGGACAGACAAGTCTTACAAGAAACATTTTGGTGGTATTGGCTTCCGAACTGAGGCTGGGGTTGGCGCTGGACAAGAGGTGAATCTGAGTCAGGAGCTGAACATgctaggaaggagaaaaagaaagaaaatgcattgGTGATATGTAGGGTGCTGCCATTTTAGGAACCTAGGAAAACTTTACCAGTATATCTGTAATTTTGACTAAAGTGTTTTTCCTCCTAAAGGCCTATGAGAACAGTGACCAGCTTTAACTTTCTGTCTTGACTGAGACCTACCAGAAAAGCACCCCTTAATCAGAATGACAGGACCAGAAGTAATGAGTATCAGCTATAATATGAGGAATTCACATCAGCCATAAGGAAGAACTACATCTGTCCTATGTGAGTTGTTAGACTCTGGAAAGCATTACAGAAGGATATTTGGAATCTTGTATCCATGAAGAtgggcagttaggtagtgcacTGGATATAGtctgatctggagtcaggaagactcaccttccttagttcaaatgtgGATTCAGaccttcactagctgtgtgacccttagtaaatcacttaaccctgtttgcttcacctgtaaaatgagctggaaaaggaaatggaaaactaccccagtatctttgccaagaaaaccccaaatgggatcatgaagagttggatatgactgaacaacaaaatccttAAAGCTAAAGGATGCACGGCAAGAGAATGTCTATTTcaaaatctctttcagtctcatAGTCAAATAATGTAGTTTTTACTGATATGAAGAAGCCTATTTCATGGCCTTCAATTAGCTATAAGCCTCAAACTGATCATATGAAAGCTAAATAACAACCTAGTAAGTGGAACCTCACCTGCTGCATCTGTTGTTGGAGTCTTTTCCTCTGAGCTGCATCCAGAATCAGAGTCTGCTGGGCCTTATCACTCTGGGGCTTGGGCCTCTCTGCCTCTGGTTGTTGCTTCGTTGAAGACTTCTTCGTCCTTAGTTGCTCCAGCAGCTCCTTCACTGTACGATGCTGCTCATTGAGCAAGTTTGCCAGTGGTTCTTCAAACCTGTCTCCAaaagggagatttttttaaaaatttggaatttCCCAGAATCTATTCTTCATTATAAAGAGGATGAAAGGGTACCAGGAGAAtccaaataattaaaatttacagATAGGGTTTCTAACACTTAAATTTCACCTCAGCCATAGGTTTTACTCTCATCTTTCCCAAAAGGCAACAATGGCCCAAGTAGGATGAGTTTTCCAACCTCACCTTTCCTCTGATCATCCACTGGGTGACGtgcaaatgagaaaggaaatgacagaaCAGCAGGAAGCAGAAAAAGGGCACCAGTATAAAACACAAGTgtaggaacagctaggtggtacagtgggtagaacaccagCCCTGAAGCCAGGACTTCCactcaaatccggcctcagacatttataacTCTGCGACCccggataagtcacttaaccttgattgcctcaaaacaaaactaaaacaaaa
The DNA window shown above is from Notamacropus eugenii isolate mMacEug1 chromosome 2, mMacEug1.pri_v2, whole genome shotgun sequence and carries:
- the GON4L gene encoding GON-4-like protein isoform X4 produces the protein MMLLIKEQDGEEGEKRRRKKKATKRKRDGRSQEEGALAYDLKLDDVLDRTLEDGAKQHNLTVVNVRNILHEVITNEHVVAMMKAAISETEDLPVFEPKMTRSKLKEVVEKGVVIPTWNISPIKKANEIKPPQFVDIPLEEDDSSDEEYQPEDEEEDETAEESLLESDVESTASSPRGSKRSRMRQSSEMTETDEEGGILSEAEKITTLPIRHISAEVVPMGPPPPPKPKQNKDSTFMEKLHAVDEELACSPVCMDSFQPLDDSLIAFRTRSKMPLKDVPLGQLEAELRAPDITPDMYDPNTADDEDWKMWLGGLMNDDVENEDEADDDDDPEYNFLEDLDEPDTEDFRNDRAVRITKKEVNELMEELFETFQDEMGFSNMEDEGPEEEDSVTESRPNFNTPQALRFEEPLANLLNEQHRTVKELLEQLRTKKSSTKQQPEAERPKPQSDKAQQTLILDAAQRKRLQQQMQQHVQLLTQIHLLSSANPSLSSEANTTKMFLRELGTFAQSSVVLHHQFNPKFQTMFQPCNLKGAMQLIEDFHSHIHIDWSPRKNVKKSASEFPCLPKQVAWILATSKVFMYPELLPICSLKAKNPRDKIFFTKAEDNLLALGLKHFEGTELPKPLISEYLLTAKSAHQLTVRIKNLNINRAPDNIIKYYKKTKRLPILFKCCEELPPDQWKPPVEREERHLPFWLKASLPSIQEELQHLANDAGESGNVSETAEPGSETGLDKGSLELRNENRYPLLLPKGVVLTLKPLAKRFCRRAWRQRRSSVLNPLLICPSPSLQPGSSTGRTPTRLTQSEAPPSKVVVRIPRLIQPATVLQSVPGPPPLGVTGGDGFELPMALPSVTPENGTCLPQTMSQTLLSPAPAAFQPKVMLPALVTSKPRKTGTKRGARKRERTKASPLLKAAPILRPAPVILTVPATTVKVVSLSNGCNMIQPLGAAVAQNPQTIPITTLLVSPTSFPCPLNQPLVASSIPPLIVSGNPVSLPVPPTSEDNTQVKSDIPCPPAEGKSTFAAMEPKLEPQELSALCSALSPKEEHSPVPPTPGKTTSPEDPIEGNAHSWTVVKTMEGREVLEPLPQTSWETITFLPGDLVEIVKVEPEDPGEEVKLPWNKSPEQNVCGEIKEEVSVELDTGPAGEGANSTQEVKKEAVLQEEERGETAEISSVPHETQGEGSTRGEVSKGSPKNISSPTNPAALSSPLGKPEDSSSIDGQSVGTPAGPETGGEKDGPEEEEEEDFDDFTQDEEDEEMSSASEESVLSVPELQETMEKLTWLASERRMSQEGDSEEENSQEENSEPEEEEEEEVSEGMENLQKEDEMMDETTEDPVEKPPSTFTSPKVTPEVETSRISSGESIKAVGKARSSHRTRSKRGRTRASKDTSKLLLLYDEDILERDPLREQKDLAFAQAYLTRVREALRHVPGKYEDFLRVIYEFESSTQRQTAVDLYNSLQTLLHDWPQLLKDFAAFLLPEQALACGLFEEQQAFEKSRKFLRQLEICFAENPSHHQKIIKVLQGCADCLPQEIGELKTQMWQLLKGHDHLQDEFSVFFDHLRPVASRLGDFEEINWTEEKEYEFDGFEEVALPDVEEEEEHPKMSTASKNKRRKEMGGQNHDKETEWPDGPKDCVCSCHEGNPDPKLKKNRRRGCSHCSSKVCESKACKNKEPHELLGASPPPEASPTPDAKEAGRGRETGEEEGLDEQDSRAPRAARKGEMPVPGLEMGRTLLSPGEGNPTEKAPLDVPAPSSPESPQHSPKTGLVPNSIRSQAGTEGAHGPSPKLQTLSEAQQAGAMSGSGKAFSAADCPASTLSPLPSNTTDVGKGWASGQGKPDIPNSWLHPGRKFDIKTASRIPTILESPPPVTTTSGPVHRVPVGGSSKEDSGLHARGPEGEQQLKASEATVCANNSKVSSTGEKVVLWTREADRVILTMCQERGAQPQTFSTISQQLGNKTPGEVSHRFRELMQLFHTACEASSEDEDDATSTSNTDQLSDRGDLLSEEEPDE